From Echinicola soli, a single genomic window includes:
- a CDS encoding FAD/NAD(P)-binding protein has protein sequence MKNITIIGGGANGVSAFIELFIQVTTAGLERKVQVTIVEKDDKLGYGLAFGTPQPGHILNTQADLMGIFAHEPAHFANWLKKQGHRKNQNVKGTGDMDNAYTTRIFYGDYIAEQAEIYLKRAKALHFPVQVLKDHAMDIDTQKGRYQVKLESGEIIMSDFVILALGTPKPNNFTTFRKHQRFLDFPWPASRIKTKIPTEAHVGVLGSSLSAIDTVMTLVDNNHQGKITLFSPDGKLPRVQPLENKAYERIYLTLENIHKIKRKTLKKPRVKTLLRLLMDEVEHYEGHPVDWLQHTSRESSAKALLHWDISCAEEGGDALLNIADAMRYDASTIWSWMGTDQKLLFKKWVGSDWAINRHPMPLHNAKKLLRLFDLGQLEVCAMEDGDAVSHEKDTFSVKTNQNKLVSVDFLVNATGSSSALDQMESPLIHNLMERQFIQPYKVGGAIINERTMQVISPRGGEGIYAVGHIANGILMDINAVWYNVETIGTLARDLIFRLVEKD, from the coding sequence ATGAAAAACATCACCATTATTGGCGGCGGTGCCAATGGCGTTTCGGCTTTTATTGAACTGTTTATCCAGGTCACAACGGCCGGTTTGGAACGAAAGGTGCAAGTCACCATTGTGGAAAAGGATGATAAACTGGGATATGGGCTGGCTTTCGGAACGCCGCAGCCCGGTCATATTCTGAATACCCAAGCGGACCTGATGGGGATCTTTGCGCATGAGCCGGCACACTTTGCCAATTGGCTAAAAAAGCAAGGCCACCGCAAAAACCAAAACGTCAAAGGTACTGGCGACATGGACAATGCTTATACCACTCGGATTTTTTATGGTGATTACATTGCCGAACAGGCAGAAATTTACCTGAAACGCGCTAAAGCACTACACTTTCCAGTCCAAGTGCTGAAAGACCATGCAATGGATATTGATACTCAAAAGGGACGGTATCAGGTAAAGCTGGAGAGCGGTGAAATCATCATGAGTGATTTTGTCATTTTGGCCTTAGGGACACCCAAACCAAATAATTTCACCACTTTCAGAAAACATCAGCGGTTTTTGGATTTTCCATGGCCAGCTTCCAGGATCAAGACTAAAATTCCAACAGAAGCCCATGTGGGCGTTCTGGGCTCTAGCCTGAGTGCCATTGATACCGTCATGACGCTTGTGGATAACAACCACCAGGGAAAAATCACGCTTTTTTCACCTGATGGAAAACTTCCTCGAGTTCAGCCATTGGAAAACAAAGCATACGAACGTATTTATCTAACGCTGGAAAATATCCACAAGATAAAGCGTAAAACGTTGAAAAAACCCCGTGTAAAGACCCTTTTACGGCTTTTGATGGATGAGGTGGAGCATTATGAAGGACATCCAGTGGATTGGCTGCAGCATACTTCTCGGGAATCTTCTGCGAAAGCACTGCTCCATTGGGACATTTCCTGCGCTGAAGAGGGCGGTGATGCCTTGCTCAATATCGCCGATGCCATGCGGTATGATGCCTCCACTATATGGAGCTGGATGGGAACGGACCAAAAGCTGCTGTTTAAAAAATGGGTTGGCAGTGACTGGGCCATCAACAGGCACCCCATGCCGCTGCACAATGCCAAAAAGCTCCTGCGACTATTTGATCTGGGCCAATTGGAAGTTTGTGCTATGGAGGATGGCGATGCTGTTTCTCATGAAAAGGATACGTTTAGCGTGAAGACCAATCAGAATAAGTTGGTCTCTGTGGATTTTTTGGTCAATGCCACAGGAAGCTCATCGGCACTTGATCAGATGGAAAGTCCACTTATCCACAATTTGATGGAGCGTCAATTTATACAACCATACAAGGTGGGTGGGGCGATCATCAACGAACGCACTATGCAGGTGATCTCTCCCAGGGGTGGTGAGGGCATCTATGCTGTCGGCCATATTGCCAATGGGATTCTGATGGACATCAATGCCGTCTGGTACAACGTGGAGACAATCGGCACTTTGGCGCGTGATCTGATTTTTAGGCTAGTGGAGAAAGATTAG
- the rluF gene encoding 23S rRNA pseudouridine(2604) synthase RluF, giving the protein MEKDTVRINKYLSEIGYCSRRAADKLLEEGRITINGKVPELGTKVSPGDDVRVNGKLVSPPKEDFIYIAFHKPVGIVCTTDTKREKDNIIDYINHPKRIFPIGRLDKPSEGLIFLTNDGDIVNKILRAKNHHEKEYIVTVDKPITPAFIQKMANGVPILDTVTRECKVDQIGKRKFKIVLTQGLNRQIRRMCTYLGYEVTKLKRIRIMNVQLDTPVGKWRYLTAEELAEINHQVASSSKTFEG; this is encoded by the coding sequence ATGGAAAAGGACACGGTAAGGATCAATAAATACTTAAGTGAAATCGGCTATTGCTCCAGAAGGGCGGCCGATAAGCTGTTGGAGGAAGGCCGGATCACCATTAATGGCAAAGTTCCTGAACTGGGCACCAAGGTAAGCCCTGGTGACGATGTCCGTGTCAACGGCAAGCTCGTGTCACCGCCAAAAGAGGATTTTATCTATATCGCTTTTCACAAACCCGTGGGTATTGTTTGTACGACAGATACCAAAAGGGAAAAGGACAATATCATCGATTATATCAATCACCCCAAGCGGATTTTTCCCATCGGGAGACTGGATAAGCCCAGTGAAGGGTTGATATTTCTCACCAACGATGGTGATATCGTAAACAAGATCCTGCGTGCCAAGAACCATCATGAGAAGGAGTACATCGTCACGGTGGATAAGCCCATCACCCCTGCCTTTATCCAGAAAATGGCCAATGGGGTCCCCATTTTGGACACGGTCACAAGGGAGTGCAAGGTGGATCAAATCGGCAAGCGGAAGTTTAAAATAGTCCTCACCCAGGGCCTTAACAGGCAAATAAGACGAATGTGTACCTATTTGGGATATGAAGTCACCAAGCTAAAGCGCATCCGGATCATGAATGTCCAGCTGGATACGCCAGTCGGTAAATGGCGATACCTCACAGCAGAGGAGCTCGCTGAAATCAACCATCAAGTAGCTAGTTCCAGTAAAACGTTTGAAGGATGA
- a CDS encoding tetratricopeptide repeat protein — translation MDKVQLQRDFMPKDLVLKLHRDIPQYDWKQKMSVLDDFFASQEGKMDADVLFIRKNEQYAFFYWESDQYELSINHYEKALTLLKPSDYPFLYHIITLQLIACYHYLGHYDAALVWFETALLNLSEENHSFQLLALLKSYVDILEDTGSSFDERHLPLIQRVVDDAGFPQPDENPKTAIKSLSAMHSEWNKKLSILYIDSNDGKIDQKTALQEYADTCPIGWYRDHARERL, via the coding sequence ATGGACAAAGTGCAGTTACAAAGGGACTTTATGCCCAAAGATCTGGTACTCAAACTTCACCGCGATATCCCCCAATACGATTGGAAGCAGAAGATGAGCGTGCTGGATGATTTTTTTGCCAGTCAGGAAGGTAAGATGGATGCTGACGTGCTCTTTATTAGGAAAAACGAGCAATATGCTTTTTTCTATTGGGAATCGGATCAATATGAGCTTTCCATAAACCATTATGAAAAAGCACTTACACTGCTCAAGCCATCTGATTACCCTTTTTTATATCATATCATCACCTTACAGCTCATTGCCTGCTACCACTATTTAGGTCACTATGATGCGGCACTTGTCTGGTTTGAAACCGCATTGCTGAACTTATCTGAAGAAAACCATTCGTTTCAGCTATTGGCATTGCTGAAAAGTTATGTGGATATCTTAGAAGACACGGGAAGTTCTTTTGACGAAAGACACTTGCCCCTGATCCAGCGGGTGGTCGACGATGCGGGTTTTCCACAGCCTGATGAAAATCCCAAAACAGCCATAAAATCCCTCTCAGCCATGCATTCGGAGTGGAATAAAAAATTATCCATCCTGTACATTGATTCAAATGATGGCAAAATCGATCAGAAAACGGCCCTCCAAGAATATGCAGATACTTGCCCAATTGGCTGGTATCGTGACCATGCCAGGGAGCGGCTCTAG
- a CDS encoding fatty acid desaturase family protein, with translation MLSLYFVPVLLVILGVVSQTWQLYLCFILSGLGMAGIGMGVMHDAIHGTYSKNKSINKLLGYTLNLVGANATVWKIQHNVLHHSFTNIHEGDDDINVPFFLRFSPNAKKNAMHSYQHLYTWFFYGLSTLSWVTSKDFVRLNRYYKMGLLKGKNIYRNTVLKIIAWKVMYYIFILVLPILFSPFSVGHILLAFVALHFVTGLSISLVFQTAHIMPDVTFPKMDSAGQVEGERMIHQLMTTCNYSEKNRVFSWLIGGLNYQIEHHLFPDICHVHYRKIAPIVRKTAAEYNLPYYSKVTFIQALKSHFKMLHWLGNTKVAS, from the coding sequence ATGCTTTCCCTCTATTTTGTACCAGTATTGTTGGTGATCTTGGGAGTAGTGAGCCAGACATGGCAGCTTTACCTTTGCTTTATTTTAAGTGGTTTGGGAATGGCAGGAATTGGCATGGGGGTCATGCACGACGCCATACATGGCACCTATTCCAAAAACAAATCGATCAACAAGCTGTTGGGCTATACGCTGAACCTCGTCGGAGCAAATGCTACCGTGTGGAAAATCCAGCACAACGTTCTTCACCATTCCTTTACCAATATCCATGAAGGGGATGATGATATCAATGTGCCTTTCTTTCTTCGCTTTTCTCCTAATGCCAAAAAGAATGCAATGCATTCTTACCAGCACTTGTACACGTGGTTTTTCTATGGGCTTTCTACCCTATCATGGGTTACGTCCAAGGACTTTGTCCGGCTCAATAGGTATTACAAAATGGGATTGCTCAAAGGGAAAAATATCTACCGCAATACCGTACTGAAGATCATCGCATGGAAGGTGATGTATTATATTTTCATACTGGTTCTGCCGATACTGTTTTCCCCTTTCAGTGTGGGGCATATCTTGCTCGCTTTTGTGGCCTTGCACTTTGTGACTGGGCTGAGCATTTCTCTGGTATTCCAGACGGCACATATTATGCCCGATGTTACTTTCCCAAAAATGGACAGTGCTGGCCAGGTGGAAGGAGAACGAATGATCCACCAATTGATGACCACTTGTAACTATTCCGAAAAAAACAGGGTGTTTTCTTGGCTGATCGGCGGCTTGAACTATCAAATCGAACACCACTTGTTTCCAGACATTTGCCATGTTCATTACCGTAAGATAGCTCCGATCGTTCGTAAAACAGCTGCTGAGTACAATCTGCCCTATTACTCCAAAGTCACCTTCATACAGGCCCTGAAATCACATTTCAAAATGCTGCATTGGCTGGGAAATACAAAAGTGGCCAGCTGA
- a CDS encoding M48 family metallopeptidase, which yields MKENVFLQGIAVLGSFLIGWFLLAQVDWIGLFRWEESSDKLEEKLGEELWKIYSREADEVTNDTLRMAMDSIVSEISKANAIDVDKIKLRILKKDEVNAFAMPDGYLVLYTGLIKNVDKQEELTGVICHEMAHIQQKHVMKKLAKEVGISMLVSLTTGSSGTGVAEVAKLLSSTAFDREQEREADLKAAEYMKNAQVSPEHLANFLYKMSLDDHEAVKYFTWISTHPDSKERATSIVDNFMKGEVENKPILSEDSWNDVIKIVHDLKAK from the coding sequence ATGAAGGAAAATGTGTTTCTCCAAGGAATTGCCGTGCTGGGATCATTTTTGATCGGCTGGTTTTTACTAGCGCAAGTCGATTGGATAGGGCTCTTCAGGTGGGAAGAATCCAGTGACAAGCTCGAGGAAAAGCTAGGTGAAGAGCTGTGGAAAATTTATTCGCGCGAAGCCGATGAAGTCACCAATGATACCTTGCGCATGGCGATGGACAGTATCGTCAGTGAGATTAGTAAAGCCAATGCCATCGATGTGGATAAGATCAAGCTACGCATCTTAAAAAAAGATGAGGTAAATGCCTTTGCCATGCCTGATGGATACCTGGTACTCTATACAGGCTTGATAAAAAATGTGGATAAACAAGAAGAACTTACTGGTGTAATTTGCCACGAAATGGCTCATATCCAACAGAAGCACGTAATGAAAAAGCTTGCCAAGGAGGTTGGGATATCCATGTTGGTTTCCCTCACCACTGGCAGTTCTGGCACCGGAGTGGCTGAAGTCGCAAAATTGCTTTCTTCGACGGCTTTTGATCGTGAACAAGAGCGGGAAGCAGATCTGAAAGCGGCCGAGTACATGAAAAACGCCCAAGTCAGTCCTGAGCATTTGGCCAACTTCCTATATAAAATGTCCTTGGATGATCATGAAGCGGTTAAGTACTTTACGTGGATCAGTACACATCCTGATAGTAAGGAACGAGCCACTTCTATTGTGGATAACTTTATGAAAGGCGAAGTGGAGAATAAGCCGATTCTTAGTGAGGATTCCTGGAACGATGTGATCAAGATCGTACATGATCTAAAAGCTAAATAG
- a CDS encoding DUF4870 domain-containing protein, with the protein MMHIRPFDYRPSDHEAEKASNSYLMSLVALIAGLPLPIINLLATLIFYLGNRKGTYFVRWHCTQALVSQFSLFVINTIGFWWTLSLIFKNTELSNMYIAYIFMVVLANLMEFIVTIYSAIQIRKGIHIEWWFYGSLTSQICKKS; encoded by the coding sequence ATGATGCACATTCGTCCGTTTGACTACAGGCCTAGCGACCATGAAGCAGAAAAGGCTTCTAATAGCTATCTCATGTCCTTGGTGGCTTTGATTGCAGGATTGCCACTGCCTATTATCAATTTGCTGGCCACGCTGATCTTTTATTTGGGCAACCGCAAAGGAACGTATTTTGTACGTTGGCACTGCACGCAGGCCTTGGTTTCGCAGTTTTCCCTCTTTGTTATCAACACCATTGGGTTTTGGTGGACACTTTCGTTAATTTTTAAAAACACGGAATTGAGCAATATGTACATCGCCTATATCTTTATGGTCGTGCTAGCAAACCTAATGGAGTTTATCGTGACCATATATAGTGCAATCCAAATTCGGAAAGGGATCCACATCGAATGGTGGTTTTATGGAAGTCTTACCAGTCAAATTTGTAAGAAGTCATGA
- a CDS encoding DUF2752 domain-containing protein: MSRNKLYIILSIAFMAGYGWLAYQLHAAVSHSHGPTLCLIKNVTGVPCPSCGITRAIMAIIHGDVNGSLYSNPLGLLVATGLVVGPIWLLVDVLWRKETLWKSYQQVEVWLRNPVRAIPLAVVVLINWFWNIYKGL, encoded by the coding sequence GTGAGCAGGAATAAGCTTTATATCATTCTATCGATCGCTTTTATGGCAGGTTATGGCTGGTTAGCCTACCAGTTGCATGCAGCGGTGAGCCACAGCCATGGCCCTACATTATGCCTGATCAAAAACGTCACTGGTGTACCATGTCCTTCGTGTGGTATTACACGGGCGATCATGGCGATTATCCATGGTGACGTGAATGGTTCATTATACAGTAATCCTTTAGGTCTTTTGGTAGCGACGGGTTTAGTGGTCGGCCCTATATGGCTGCTAGTTGATGTATTATGGCGGAAAGAGACCCTGTGGAAGAGTTATCAACAAGTTGAGGTTTGGCTCAGGAATCCTGTCAGAGCCATTCCCTTGGCAGTGGTGGTGCTGATCAATTGGTTTTGGAATATATACAAAGGGTTATGA
- a CDS encoding TM2 domain-containing protein: MEVAKVDLFMMMNSKYFEAHHLPFIRERLLRLDDASWETIQVLQFYDPNTVQLVSLVGGQLGIDRFMVGDTGLGILKLLTCGGFVIWSIIDWFMIPGVAREKNGIKLKEALEALHRTAEPTNQIESTDREQE; the protein is encoded by the coding sequence ATGGAAGTAGCTAAAGTTGATCTTTTTATGATGATGAATAGTAAGTATTTTGAAGCTCATCATCTTCCCTTTATCCGTGAGCGCTTGCTGAGGCTTGATGACGCATCATGGGAAACCATTCAGGTTCTGCAGTTTTATGATCCCAATACGGTACAGCTTGTATCCCTGGTGGGTGGTCAGCTGGGAATTGACCGGTTTATGGTGGGTGATACAGGATTGGGAATTTTAAAATTACTAACCTGTGGAGGGTTTGTGATTTGGTCGATCATTGATTGGTTTATGATCCCGGGAGTGGCCAGGGAAAAGAATGGCATCAAGCTAAAAGAAGCGCTGGAAGCTTTGCACAGGACAGCAGAACCCACAAATCAAATAGAGTCGACAGATCGTGAGCAGGAATAA